The stretch of DNA GAACCGAGGCCCTCAACAAAAAAGCCCTCGCCGCCGGCGTGAAGCTGGCCAAGGATTTCGTTCCCCTTTCGCCGTTCGGCGCGGGTGGGGAAATGGAAATGGAAGACATTTAAGAGCACGAAGTTCGACCAGCTATGAGACTCTCCGGCTAAAAGGTATTTGCCATGGCAGCAGAAGCCAAACTGAAAATCGAAAAACCCAAGAGCCCCCCGTTCCCCATGCTCATCCGGATCATCGCCGTGGCCATGAGCGTGTTCCAGCTCTACACGGGTGTGTTCCAGATGACCGCCATGAACCAGCGGGTGACTCACGTCACCTTCGGCCTGGTCCTGATCTTTTTGATCTACGGCTGGAAGCACGAAAAGAAGCTCAAGATTTCCTGGGACGGCTATCTGCTGGCGGGAGGCGTGCTGGCCCTGGGCGTATACGTGCTCTGCACCTGGTTCACCAAGGTGGGCAACATGGGCATGAGCCCGCCGTTCTACCAGCTGGTGCTGGGCGCCATCTTCATCCTGTTGTGCATGGAGGCCTCGCGGCGCACCCTGGGCTGGGTCTTCCCCATCATCGCCGCGGTGTCCATGCTCTACGCCCGCTTCGGCGAGATAATGCCCGACATCATCGCCCATAAGAACTACCCCCTCGAGCGGCTGATCGACAGCATGTTCATCACCACCGAGGGCATCTACGGCATGCTGGCGGGCATCTCGGCCACCTACATCTTCCTGTTCATCCTCTTCGGGGCCATGCTGCGCGAGGCTGGAGGCGGCGAGTTTTTTATCAACCTCTCTTTCAGCGTCTTCGGCCACGTGCGGGGTGGACCGGCCAAGATCGCGGTGGTAGCCAGCTCCCTGTTCGGCATGCTCTCGGGCAGCGGCACGGCCAACGTGGCCGGCACCGGCCAGATCACCATCCCTCTTATGAAGAAGAACGGCTACTCCGGCACCTTCGCCGGGGCGGTGGAAGCGGTGTCCAGCGCCGGCGGCCTTTTGATGCCGCCCATCATGGGCAGCGCGGTGTTCATCATCATGGAGATATTGGGGGTCAACTATCTCACCATCATGAAGGCGGCGGGGCTCTCGGCCTTGCTCTACTACACCGGCCTGTTCCTGATGATCGACGTGGAGGCGCAGAAGCGGGGCATGACCGGCATGCCCAAGAGCGAGCTGCCCAGCTTCAAGCAGACCATCAAGGAAGGCTGGTTCTTCCTCATCCCCATCGCGGTGCTGATCTTCTTCCTGGCCTACTCCAAGGTCTCGGTGACCCGGGCCGCCTTCTGGGCCACCATCGCCGTGCCCCTGTGCACCATCCTGGGGGGCAAGGCGCGCATGATGACCCCGCGTCAGGTGCTGCTGGGCCTGCAAAACGGGGCGCTCACCGCCCTGCCCGTGGTGGCCATCCTGGCCTTGGGCGGCGTGGTGCTGGGCATGATCACCCTCACCGGCCTGGGGCTGATGATGTCCTCCATGCTCATCGACCTCTCGGGCGGCAACCTGCTGGTGCTCTTGTTCCTCACCATGATCGCCTCGTTCATCCTGGGCATGGGGGTGCCTCCGGTGGCCGCCTACATTGTGCTGGCTATCCTGGTGGTGCCCGCCCTGATCAACATGGGGGTCTATCCCCTGGCCGCCCACCTGTTCGTGTTCTACTTCGCCACCATGGCGGGGATCACACCACCAATGGCGCCAGACGCCTTCGTTGCGGCGGGCATATCCGGGGCGCCCATGATGCGCACCGCTTTCACCGCCTGCCGCCTGGCCCTGGTCATCTTCCTGATCCCCTACATGTTCGTGTACAACAACGCGCTGTTGTTGGTGGGCGATTGGACCAAGATCGTCCAGGTGTGCTTCACCGCCTTCATCGGGGTGCTGGGCCTGGCCTACGCGGTGCAGAACTACCTCTTCGGCAAGCTGAACTTCATCTACCGCATTCTCCTGTTCGTGGGCAGCGCCATGCTCATCTACCCCAGTTGGATAACCGACATCGCCGGCGGCTGCATAGTGGTGGGCATCTACCTCCTGCGCTCTCCCAAGATGCGGTCCATGCTCTTCTCGCAGCAGCGGGCCTAGGAAAGGAGCGGGCGTCATGGCCGAGAAGTCGTACTTGATGGACATGACCTGGCAGGAGGTCGCGGCGGCGATTACGCCCCAGACGGTGGTGGTGGTGCCCCTGGGCTCGGCCGAGTTGGAAGGCACCCATCTGCCGGTGGGGGTGGACACCATTGCCGCCGACGGCGTGGCCGCGCGCCTGGCGGGCCTGGACAACGTGATCATCGGGCCCACCCTGCCCATCGGCTACTCCAAGTGGTTCCTGCCCTACCCGGGTACCATCTCCCTGGAGCAGGAGACCCTGATCCGGGTGCTGGAGGACTACGCCCGCAGCCTGGAGCGCCACGGAGTGCAGCGCCTGGTGTTTTTGAACTCGCACAAGGGCAACAACGCGGCCGTGGAAACGGTGGCCCACACCCTGGTGGACGAGTTCGACATGAAGGTGGGGATGCTCAACGTCTGGCAGCTGGCCGGTCAGCTAACCGCGAAGACCGAGCTGGTGGTCGAGGGCGGCTTCCGGCACGGCGGGGAGATCATGGCCTCGCTGATGCTGGCTCTCCGGCCCGAGACGGTGGTCAAAGGCGAGATGCGGCCCGATGCGGTCAAGCAGGACGCGGCCTCTGCCTTCACTTTCAAAAATTCGCTGGGCGACGCGGAGTTCGAGGGCGCGGTGCAGACGGTGTTCCGCGACATCCGCGACGTGACCGACACCGGCACCATGGGCGACCCCAGCGCGGGCAGCGCACAGCGGGGCGAGGCCATCCTGGACCTGGTGGCCGGCTACGCCAAGCGCTATTTGGCCGAGTTCAGCAAACTATAGATTATGCTTCGGGGAGAAGAGACGTGAGCGACCAAAGCGGGGCGAGCCTGACCGAGGCCTTGATCGATTTTTGCGCGGACACCGGCTGGGAGCAGGTGCCCACCGAGGCCCGGGAGTATGCCAAGCTGTTGATCATGGACACCCTGGGCGTGGCCCTGCCCGGCCGCCTGGCCCCGGGCTGCCCCGGCGTGGCCGAGCTGGCCGGGCGCTGGGGCGGGGAGCCGCTGTCCAGCCTGCTTTTCTCCGGGCGCAAGATTTCGCCGCCCCTGGCCGCCCTGGCCAACAGCACCATGATGCACGCCCTGGATTTTGACGACACCCTGGACGCCTCGGCCCTGCACTGCATGGTTTCGGTGCTGCCCGCCGCCCTGGCCGTGGCCGAGGCCGAAGGCCCCATCGACGGCCAACGCTTCATCACCGCCATCGCCCTGGGCGTGGACATGATTTGCCGCCTGAGCCTGGCTATCAACACTCCTCTCTCCTGGATACGCACCGCTACCTGCGGCTCTTTTGGCGCGGCCACCACGGCGGCCAAACTCCTGGGCCTGGACCGGGACGGCCTGGCCAATGCCCTGGGCGTGGTCTACGCCATGACCTCGGGCAACGCCCAGGGGCTCATCGAGGGGCGCCTGGTAAAGCGGATGCAGCCCGCCTTCGCGGCCCAGGCCGGAGTGGAGGCCGCCTATCTGGCCCAGGCGGGCATTACCGGCAGCCGCGACTTTCTGGAAGGCCCCTACGGCTTCTACAACCTCTACGAAAAGGGGCGCTACGACCCGGCCCCGGTGCTGGAGGGCCTGGGCAGCCGTTTCATGATCAGCGAACTGAGCCTCAAGCCCTATCCCTGTTGCCGCATGACCCATTCTGCCATCGGCGCGGCCCTGGAGCTGGAGCCCCTGCTGGAGGGCAGGGCGGGGGAGATCACATCCATCGCGGTGAGCGCCTCCAGCATGGTGGCCGAGATGGTGGGCAAGCCCCTGGTGCTGGGCGACAACCCCCAGGTGGACGCCCAGTTCAGCATCCCCTATACCGTGAGCGCCGCTTTGCTCAGGGGCGACGTGTTCCTGGGCGACTTCGAGGTGGATAGCATCAACGACCCCGCCGTGCTGGAGCTGGCCGCCAAGGTGAAGGTCACCGCCGATCCCATTGTGCCGGCCAAGGACCTGATGCGCGCGGCGCTCAGCGTTCAACTGAAAGGCGGCGAGAGCTTGGAGAGCCTGGTGGAGGCGCCTTTGGGCAACCCGGCCAAGCCCATGGACCTGGCCCTCTGCAAGGAAAAGTTCGCCAAGTGCCTGGCCTACAGCGGCCTGGCCATGAGTGGGGAGCAGAGCGAGGCCTTGCTCGCATTTATCGAAG from Desulfarculaceae bacterium encodes:
- a CDS encoding TRAP transporter permease, producing MAAEAKLKIEKPKSPPFPMLIRIIAVAMSVFQLYTGVFQMTAMNQRVTHVTFGLVLIFLIYGWKHEKKLKISWDGYLLAGGVLALGVYVLCTWFTKVGNMGMSPPFYQLVLGAIFILLCMEASRRTLGWVFPIIAAVSMLYARFGEIMPDIIAHKNYPLERLIDSMFITTEGIYGMLAGISATYIFLFILFGAMLREAGGGEFFINLSFSVFGHVRGGPAKIAVVASSLFGMLSGSGTANVAGTGQITIPLMKKNGYSGTFAGAVEAVSSAGGLLMPPIMGSAVFIIMEILGVNYLTIMKAAGLSALLYYTGLFLMIDVEAQKRGMTGMPKSELPSFKQTIKEGWFFLIPIAVLIFFLAYSKVSVTRAAFWATIAVPLCTILGGKARMMTPRQVLLGLQNGALTALPVVAILALGGVVLGMITLTGLGLMMSSMLIDLSGGNLLVLLFLTMIASFILGMGVPPVAAYIVLAILVVPALINMGVYPLAAHLFVFYFATMAGITPPMAPDAFVAAGISGAPMMRTAFTACRLALVIFLIPYMFVYNNALLLVGDWTKIVQVCFTAFIGVLGLAYAVQNYLFGKLNFIYRILLFVGSAMLIYPSWITDIAGGCIVVGIYLLRSPKMRSMLFSQQRA
- a CDS encoding creatininase family protein; this encodes MAEKSYLMDMTWQEVAAAITPQTVVVVPLGSAELEGTHLPVGVDTIAADGVAARLAGLDNVIIGPTLPIGYSKWFLPYPGTISLEQETLIRVLEDYARSLERHGVQRLVFLNSHKGNNAAVETVAHTLVDEFDMKVGMLNVWQLAGQLTAKTELVVEGGFRHGGEIMASLMLALRPETVVKGEMRPDAVKQDAASAFTFKNSLGDAEFEGAVQTVFRDIRDVTDTGTMGDPSAGSAQRGEAILDLVAGYAKRYLAEFSKL
- a CDS encoding MmgE/PrpD family protein — translated: MSDQSGASLTEALIDFCADTGWEQVPTEAREYAKLLIMDTLGVALPGRLAPGCPGVAELAGRWGGEPLSSLLFSGRKISPPLAALANSTMMHALDFDDTLDASALHCMVSVLPAALAVAEAEGPIDGQRFITAIALGVDMICRLSLAINTPLSWIRTATCGSFGAATTAAKLLGLDRDGLANALGVVYAMTSGNAQGLIEGRLVKRMQPAFAAQAGVEAAYLAQAGITGSRDFLEGPYGFYNLYEKGRYDPAPVLEGLGSRFMISELSLKPYPCCRMTHSAIGAALELEPLLEGRAGEITSIAVSASSMVAEMVGKPLVLGDNPQVDAQFSIPYTVSAALLRGDVFLGDFEVDSINDPAVLELAAKVKVTADPIVPAKDLMRAALSVQLKGGESLESLVEAPLGNPAKPMDLALCKEKFAKCLAYSGLAMSGEQSEALLAFIEGLDQAPDAGAMAGMLGA